A DNA window from Daucus carota subsp. sativus chromosome 3, DH1 v3.0, whole genome shotgun sequence contains the following coding sequences:
- the LOC108211293 gene encoding nuclear transport factor 2 isoform X2, translating into MFWFNPEREYVPVTTTVYTHYYYSGKLDTIFTALSFHLPSNIPPSVYMTVPTENPPAVFPGAQYVGKAFVDQYFYVLSISPESLYKFYHDSSLLSRPNMHGSMISVTTLKDIDEKIQSVDCKNSKPEIDTVDAQDSYQAGVIVVVTGSAIGADNVKRRFVQTFFLAPQEKGYFVQNDILRYVEESGQLELNYKPVDSDGDCVPPATLTSVSGFWSIECQTFHNTTHVSPSHACDPLNTFETEDAEVFEASGNGEICSPLDDERHSVMIGNIVNEERIQSSQNGTLESISSDPTVVQQENRSYASIVSKPAANPASNMRWAPIIPSPNTLGSKKPSPEPAASVPTSDSGLEVEGHSVYIRNLPSNATVAHVTEEFSKFGPVKHGGVQIKIHRQHGYHYGFVEFESPDSVQNAIKDSPIVFGRRHVIVEEKQSTFRVGSSGNTDRNTLRRGEFQDSFRGRNYSEGGGYGRSEFRSNHNFSSRPTINGGRNTKYRYQRVEPVGGE; encoded by the exons ATGTTTTGGTTCAACCCTGAACGAGAGTACGTACCAGTTACCACTACAGTCTACACACACTATTATTACTCTGGTAAACTTGACACCATTTTTACTGCTCTGTCGTTTCATCTTCCCTCAAATATACCTCCGTCTGTTTAT ATGACGGTGCCGACAGAAAATCCTCCTGCTGTGTTTCCTGGTGCTCAATATGTTGGCAAGGCTTTTGTGGACCAGTATTTCTATGTTCTTAGCATCTCTCCAGAGtctctttataaattttatcatgATTCAAGTCTTTTAAGCCGACCTAATATGCATGGAAGTATGATATCCGTGACTACCTTGAAA GATATCGATGAGAAAATTCAGTCAGTGGATTGTAAGAACTCTAAGCCAGAAATTGATACAGTAGATGCTCAAGATTCTTATCAAGCAGGCGTAATCGTTGTAGTAACTGGTTCTGCGATTGGGGCGGACAATGTGAAAAGGAGATTTGTTCAAACATTCTTTTTAGCTCCACAAGAGAAGGGCTACTTTGTACAGAATGATATTTTAAGGTATGTTGAGGAAAGTGGGCAGTTGGAGCTGAACTATAAACCTGTTGATAGTGATGGTGACTGTGTTCCACCAGCAACCCTGACTTCTGTTTCAGGTTTTTGGTCAATTGAATGTCAAACCTTTCATA ATACCACTCATGTATCACCCAGTCATGCATGCGATCCTTTAAATACTTTTGAGACTGAAGATGCTGAAGTTTTTGAAGCTTCGGGAAATGGAGAAATTTGTAGCCCTCTAGATGATGAGAGACATTCGGTCATGATAGGTAATATTGTGAATGAAGAACGAATTCAGTCCAGTCAGAATGGTACATTGGAATCCATCAGCTCAGATCCCACTGTAGTTCAGCAAGAGAATAGGTCTTATGCTTCAATC GTATCAAAGCCTGCCGCAAATCCAGCTAGTAATATGAGGTGGGCTCCTATTATACCTAGTCCAAATACACTTGGTTCTAAGAAGCCTTCTCCTGAACCAGCTGCATCAGTTCCAACTAGTGATAGTGGCCTTGAAG TTGAAGGCCACTCTGTATACATACGAAATTTGCCTTCAAATGCAACTGTTGCACATGTAACTGAAGAATTTTCGAAGTTTGGCCCTGTAAAACATGGTGGTGTACAAATCAAAATTCACAGG CAACATGGATACCATTACGGCTTTGTGGAATTTGAATCACCAGACTCTGTGCAGAATGCAATAAAG GATTCACCGATCGTATTTGGAAGACGTCATGTCATTGTGGAGGAAAAGCAATCAACTTTTAGAG TTGGGAGCAGTGGAAATACTGATAGGAATACTTTAAGAAGGGGTGAATTTCAGGACAGTTTTCGGGGACGTAATTACTCTGAGGGCGGGGGTTATGGCAGAAGCGAGTTCAGGAGCAACCACAATTTCTCAAGCCGGCCAACGATTAATGGTGGACGCAACACCAAGTATCGCTATCAACGTGTTGAGCCGGTTGGAGGTGAATAA
- the LOC108211293 gene encoding nuclear transport factor 2 isoform X1, with product MFWFNPEREYVPVTTTVYTHYYYSGKLDTIFTALSFHLPSNIPPSVYMTVPTENPPAVFPGAQYVGKAFVDQYFYVLSISPESLYKFYHDSSLLSRPNMHGSMISVTTLKDIDEKIQSVDCKNSKPEIDTVDAQDSYQAGVIVVVTGSAIGADNVKRRFVQTFFLAPQEKGYFVQNDILRYVEESGQLELNYKPVDSDGDCVPPATLTSVSGFWSIECQTFHNTTHVSPSHACDPLNTFETEDAEVFEASGNGEICSPLDDERHSVMIGNIVNEERIQSSQNGTLESISSDPTVVQQENRSYASIVSKPAANPASNMRWAPIIPSPNTLGSKKPSPEPAASVPTSDSGLEGSNPQDNVEGHSVYIRNLPSNATVAHVTEEFSKFGPVKHGGVQIKIHRQHGYHYGFVEFESPDSVQNAIKDSPIVFGRRHVIVEEKQSTFRVGSSGNTDRNTLRRGEFQDSFRGRNYSEGGGYGRSEFRSNHNFSSRPTINGGRNTKYRYQRVEPVGGE from the exons ATGTTTTGGTTCAACCCTGAACGAGAGTACGTACCAGTTACCACTACAGTCTACACACACTATTATTACTCTGGTAAACTTGACACCATTTTTACTGCTCTGTCGTTTCATCTTCCCTCAAATATACCTCCGTCTGTTTAT ATGACGGTGCCGACAGAAAATCCTCCTGCTGTGTTTCCTGGTGCTCAATATGTTGGCAAGGCTTTTGTGGACCAGTATTTCTATGTTCTTAGCATCTCTCCAGAGtctctttataaattttatcatgATTCAAGTCTTTTAAGCCGACCTAATATGCATGGAAGTATGATATCCGTGACTACCTTGAAA GATATCGATGAGAAAATTCAGTCAGTGGATTGTAAGAACTCTAAGCCAGAAATTGATACAGTAGATGCTCAAGATTCTTATCAAGCAGGCGTAATCGTTGTAGTAACTGGTTCTGCGATTGGGGCGGACAATGTGAAAAGGAGATTTGTTCAAACATTCTTTTTAGCTCCACAAGAGAAGGGCTACTTTGTACAGAATGATATTTTAAGGTATGTTGAGGAAAGTGGGCAGTTGGAGCTGAACTATAAACCTGTTGATAGTGATGGTGACTGTGTTCCACCAGCAACCCTGACTTCTGTTTCAGGTTTTTGGTCAATTGAATGTCAAACCTTTCATA ATACCACTCATGTATCACCCAGTCATGCATGCGATCCTTTAAATACTTTTGAGACTGAAGATGCTGAAGTTTTTGAAGCTTCGGGAAATGGAGAAATTTGTAGCCCTCTAGATGATGAGAGACATTCGGTCATGATAGGTAATATTGTGAATGAAGAACGAATTCAGTCCAGTCAGAATGGTACATTGGAATCCATCAGCTCAGATCCCACTGTAGTTCAGCAAGAGAATAGGTCTTATGCTTCAATC GTATCAAAGCCTGCCGCAAATCCAGCTAGTAATATGAGGTGGGCTCCTATTATACCTAGTCCAAATACACTTGGTTCTAAGAAGCCTTCTCCTGAACCAGCTGCATCAGTTCCAACTAGTGATAGTGGCCTTGAAGGTAGCAATCCTCAGGATAATG TTGAAGGCCACTCTGTATACATACGAAATTTGCCTTCAAATGCAACTGTTGCACATGTAACTGAAGAATTTTCGAAGTTTGGCCCTGTAAAACATGGTGGTGTACAAATCAAAATTCACAGG CAACATGGATACCATTACGGCTTTGTGGAATTTGAATCACCAGACTCTGTGCAGAATGCAATAAAG GATTCACCGATCGTATTTGGAAGACGTCATGTCATTGTGGAGGAAAAGCAATCAACTTTTAGAG TTGGGAGCAGTGGAAATACTGATAGGAATACTTTAAGAAGGGGTGAATTTCAGGACAGTTTTCGGGGACGTAATTACTCTGAGGGCGGGGGTTATGGCAGAAGCGAGTTCAGGAGCAACCACAATTTCTCAAGCCGGCCAACGATTAATGGTGGACGCAACACCAAGTATCGCTATCAACGTGTTGAGCCGGTTGGAGGTGAATAA
- the LOC108211293 gene encoding nuclear transport factor 2 isoform X3 codes for MFWFNPEREYVPVTTTVYTHYYYSGKLDTIFTALSFHLPSNIPPSVYMTVPTENPPAVFPGAQYVGKAFVDQYFYVLSISPESLYKFYHDSSLLSRPNMHGSMISVTTLKDIDEKIQSVDCKNSKPEIDTVDAQDSYQAGVIVVVTGSAIGADNVKRRFVQTFFLAPQEKGYFVQNDILRYVEESGQLELNYKPVDSDGDCVPPATLTSVSDTTHVSPSHACDPLNTFETEDAEVFEASGNGEICSPLDDERHSVMIGNIVNEERIQSSQNGTLESISSDPTVVQQENRSYASIVSKPAANPASNMRWAPIIPSPNTLGSKKPSPEPAASVPTSDSGLEGSNPQDNVEGHSVYIRNLPSNATVAHVTEEFSKFGPVKHGGVQIKIHRQHGYHYGFVEFESPDSVQNAIKDSPIVFGRRHVIVEEKQSTFRVGSSGNTDRNTLRRGEFQDSFRGRNYSEGGGYGRSEFRSNHNFSSRPTINGGRNTKYRYQRVEPVGGE; via the exons ATGTTTTGGTTCAACCCTGAACGAGAGTACGTACCAGTTACCACTACAGTCTACACACACTATTATTACTCTGGTAAACTTGACACCATTTTTACTGCTCTGTCGTTTCATCTTCCCTCAAATATACCTCCGTCTGTTTAT ATGACGGTGCCGACAGAAAATCCTCCTGCTGTGTTTCCTGGTGCTCAATATGTTGGCAAGGCTTTTGTGGACCAGTATTTCTATGTTCTTAGCATCTCTCCAGAGtctctttataaattttatcatgATTCAAGTCTTTTAAGCCGACCTAATATGCATGGAAGTATGATATCCGTGACTACCTTGAAA GATATCGATGAGAAAATTCAGTCAGTGGATTGTAAGAACTCTAAGCCAGAAATTGATACAGTAGATGCTCAAGATTCTTATCAAGCAGGCGTAATCGTTGTAGTAACTGGTTCTGCGATTGGGGCGGACAATGTGAAAAGGAGATTTGTTCAAACATTCTTTTTAGCTCCACAAGAGAAGGGCTACTTTGTACAGAATGATATTTTAAGGTATGTTGAGGAAAGTGGGCAGTTGGAGCTGAACTATAAACCTGTTGATAGTGATGGTGACTGTGTTCCACCAGCAACCCTGACTTCTGTTTCAG ATACCACTCATGTATCACCCAGTCATGCATGCGATCCTTTAAATACTTTTGAGACTGAAGATGCTGAAGTTTTTGAAGCTTCGGGAAATGGAGAAATTTGTAGCCCTCTAGATGATGAGAGACATTCGGTCATGATAGGTAATATTGTGAATGAAGAACGAATTCAGTCCAGTCAGAATGGTACATTGGAATCCATCAGCTCAGATCCCACTGTAGTTCAGCAAGAGAATAGGTCTTATGCTTCAATC GTATCAAAGCCTGCCGCAAATCCAGCTAGTAATATGAGGTGGGCTCCTATTATACCTAGTCCAAATACACTTGGTTCTAAGAAGCCTTCTCCTGAACCAGCTGCATCAGTTCCAACTAGTGATAGTGGCCTTGAAGGTAGCAATCCTCAGGATAATG TTGAAGGCCACTCTGTATACATACGAAATTTGCCTTCAAATGCAACTGTTGCACATGTAACTGAAGAATTTTCGAAGTTTGGCCCTGTAAAACATGGTGGTGTACAAATCAAAATTCACAGG CAACATGGATACCATTACGGCTTTGTGGAATTTGAATCACCAGACTCTGTGCAGAATGCAATAAAG GATTCACCGATCGTATTTGGAAGACGTCATGTCATTGTGGAGGAAAAGCAATCAACTTTTAGAG TTGGGAGCAGTGGAAATACTGATAGGAATACTTTAAGAAGGGGTGAATTTCAGGACAGTTTTCGGGGACGTAATTACTCTGAGGGCGGGGGTTATGGCAGAAGCGAGTTCAGGAGCAACCACAATTTCTCAAGCCGGCCAACGATTAATGGTGGACGCAACACCAAGTATCGCTATCAACGTGTTGAGCCGGTTGGAGGTGAATAA
- the LOC108211293 gene encoding nuclear transport factor 2 isoform X5, whose protein sequence is MTVPTENPPAVFPGAQYVGKAFVDQYFYVLSISPESLYKFYHDSSLLSRPNMHGSMISVTTLKDIDEKIQSVDCKNSKPEIDTVDAQDSYQAGVIVVVTGSAIGADNVKRRFVQTFFLAPQEKGYFVQNDILRYVEESGQLELNYKPVDSDGDCVPPATLTSVSDTTHVSPSHACDPLNTFETEDAEVFEASGNGEICSPLDDERHSVMIGNIVNEERIQSSQNGTLESISSDPTVVQQENRSYASIVSKPAANPASNMRWAPIIPSPNTLGSKKPSPEPAASVPTSDSGLEVEGHSVYIRNLPSNATVAHVTEEFSKFGPVKHGGVQIKIHRQHGYHYGFVEFESPDSVQNAIKDSPIVFGRRHVIVEEKQSTFRVGSSGNTDRNTLRRGEFQDSFRGRNYSEGGGYGRSEFRSNHNFSSRPTINGGRNTKYRYQRVEPVGGE, encoded by the exons ATGACGGTGCCGACAGAAAATCCTCCTGCTGTGTTTCCTGGTGCTCAATATGTTGGCAAGGCTTTTGTGGACCAGTATTTCTATGTTCTTAGCATCTCTCCAGAGtctctttataaattttatcatgATTCAAGTCTTTTAAGCCGACCTAATATGCATGGAAGTATGATATCCGTGACTACCTTGAAA GATATCGATGAGAAAATTCAGTCAGTGGATTGTAAGAACTCTAAGCCAGAAATTGATACAGTAGATGCTCAAGATTCTTATCAAGCAGGCGTAATCGTTGTAGTAACTGGTTCTGCGATTGGGGCGGACAATGTGAAAAGGAGATTTGTTCAAACATTCTTTTTAGCTCCACAAGAGAAGGGCTACTTTGTACAGAATGATATTTTAAGGTATGTTGAGGAAAGTGGGCAGTTGGAGCTGAACTATAAACCTGTTGATAGTGATGGTGACTGTGTTCCACCAGCAACCCTGACTTCTGTTTCAG ATACCACTCATGTATCACCCAGTCATGCATGCGATCCTTTAAATACTTTTGAGACTGAAGATGCTGAAGTTTTTGAAGCTTCGGGAAATGGAGAAATTTGTAGCCCTCTAGATGATGAGAGACATTCGGTCATGATAGGTAATATTGTGAATGAAGAACGAATTCAGTCCAGTCAGAATGGTACATTGGAATCCATCAGCTCAGATCCCACTGTAGTTCAGCAAGAGAATAGGTCTTATGCTTCAATC GTATCAAAGCCTGCCGCAAATCCAGCTAGTAATATGAGGTGGGCTCCTATTATACCTAGTCCAAATACACTTGGTTCTAAGAAGCCTTCTCCTGAACCAGCTGCATCAGTTCCAACTAGTGATAGTGGCCTTGAAG TTGAAGGCCACTCTGTATACATACGAAATTTGCCTTCAAATGCAACTGTTGCACATGTAACTGAAGAATTTTCGAAGTTTGGCCCTGTAAAACATGGTGGTGTACAAATCAAAATTCACAGG CAACATGGATACCATTACGGCTTTGTGGAATTTGAATCACCAGACTCTGTGCAGAATGCAATAAAG GATTCACCGATCGTATTTGGAAGACGTCATGTCATTGTGGAGGAAAAGCAATCAACTTTTAGAG TTGGGAGCAGTGGAAATACTGATAGGAATACTTTAAGAAGGGGTGAATTTCAGGACAGTTTTCGGGGACGTAATTACTCTGAGGGCGGGGGTTATGGCAGAAGCGAGTTCAGGAGCAACCACAATTTCTCAAGCCGGCCAACGATTAATGGTGGACGCAACACCAAGTATCGCTATCAACGTGTTGAGCCGGTTGGAGGTGAATAA
- the LOC108211293 gene encoding nuclear transport factor 2 isoform X4, whose product MTVPTENPPAVFPGAQYVGKAFVDQYFYVLSISPESLYKFYHDSSLLSRPNMHGSMISVTTLKDIDEKIQSVDCKNSKPEIDTVDAQDSYQAGVIVVVTGSAIGADNVKRRFVQTFFLAPQEKGYFVQNDILRYVEESGQLELNYKPVDSDGDCVPPATLTSVSGFWSIECQTFHNTTHVSPSHACDPLNTFETEDAEVFEASGNGEICSPLDDERHSVMIGNIVNEERIQSSQNGTLESISSDPTVVQQENRSYASIVSKPAANPASNMRWAPIIPSPNTLGSKKPSPEPAASVPTSDSGLEGSNPQDNVEGHSVYIRNLPSNATVAHVTEEFSKFGPVKHGGVQIKIHRQHGYHYGFVEFESPDSVQNAIKDSPIVFGRRHVIVEEKQSTFRVGSSGNTDRNTLRRGEFQDSFRGRNYSEGGGYGRSEFRSNHNFSSRPTINGGRNTKYRYQRVEPVGGE is encoded by the exons ATGACGGTGCCGACAGAAAATCCTCCTGCTGTGTTTCCTGGTGCTCAATATGTTGGCAAGGCTTTTGTGGACCAGTATTTCTATGTTCTTAGCATCTCTCCAGAGtctctttataaattttatcatgATTCAAGTCTTTTAAGCCGACCTAATATGCATGGAAGTATGATATCCGTGACTACCTTGAAA GATATCGATGAGAAAATTCAGTCAGTGGATTGTAAGAACTCTAAGCCAGAAATTGATACAGTAGATGCTCAAGATTCTTATCAAGCAGGCGTAATCGTTGTAGTAACTGGTTCTGCGATTGGGGCGGACAATGTGAAAAGGAGATTTGTTCAAACATTCTTTTTAGCTCCACAAGAGAAGGGCTACTTTGTACAGAATGATATTTTAAGGTATGTTGAGGAAAGTGGGCAGTTGGAGCTGAACTATAAACCTGTTGATAGTGATGGTGACTGTGTTCCACCAGCAACCCTGACTTCTGTTTCAGGTTTTTGGTCAATTGAATGTCAAACCTTTCATA ATACCACTCATGTATCACCCAGTCATGCATGCGATCCTTTAAATACTTTTGAGACTGAAGATGCTGAAGTTTTTGAAGCTTCGGGAAATGGAGAAATTTGTAGCCCTCTAGATGATGAGAGACATTCGGTCATGATAGGTAATATTGTGAATGAAGAACGAATTCAGTCCAGTCAGAATGGTACATTGGAATCCATCAGCTCAGATCCCACTGTAGTTCAGCAAGAGAATAGGTCTTATGCTTCAATC GTATCAAAGCCTGCCGCAAATCCAGCTAGTAATATGAGGTGGGCTCCTATTATACCTAGTCCAAATACACTTGGTTCTAAGAAGCCTTCTCCTGAACCAGCTGCATCAGTTCCAACTAGTGATAGTGGCCTTGAAGGTAGCAATCCTCAGGATAATG TTGAAGGCCACTCTGTATACATACGAAATTTGCCTTCAAATGCAACTGTTGCACATGTAACTGAAGAATTTTCGAAGTTTGGCCCTGTAAAACATGGTGGTGTACAAATCAAAATTCACAGG CAACATGGATACCATTACGGCTTTGTGGAATTTGAATCACCAGACTCTGTGCAGAATGCAATAAAG GATTCACCGATCGTATTTGGAAGACGTCATGTCATTGTGGAGGAAAAGCAATCAACTTTTAGAG TTGGGAGCAGTGGAAATACTGATAGGAATACTTTAAGAAGGGGTGAATTTCAGGACAGTTTTCGGGGACGTAATTACTCTGAGGGCGGGGGTTATGGCAGAAGCGAGTTCAGGAGCAACCACAATTTCTCAAGCCGGCCAACGATTAATGGTGGACGCAACACCAAGTATCGCTATCAACGTGTTGAGCCGGTTGGAGGTGAATAA
- the LOC108211294 gene encoding uncharacterized protein LOC108211294 — MPLLLQSMAAQKPLPSVTKTVAPKKATTSSSSIKLLTRVQQLKLLTKAEKAGLLSAAEEFGLSLSSIEKLGLLSKAEELGVLSAATDPRTPSALLNLSLGLLFVGPLCAYLVPEDYPWETGLQVAVALLCTLGGSAAFAASNFVSNLQKSN, encoded by the exons ATGCCTCTTCTACTTCAATCCATGGCTGCCCAGAAGCCCCTTCCTTCAGTTACTAAAACTGTTGCCCCCAAAAAG GccacaacatcatcatcatcaatcaagCTTTTAACAAGAGTACAGCAACTCAAACTTCTAACGAAAGCGGAGAAAGCTGGATTACTTTCGGCAGCAGAGGAATTTGGACTATCCCTTTCGTCGATAGAGAAACTTGGCCTCCTTTCTAAAGCTGAAGAGCTTGGAGTCCTTTCTGCAGCAACTGATCCAAGAACCCCATCAGCACTCTTAAACCTGAGCCTTGGATTGCTATTTGTAGGCCCTCTCTGTGCCTACTTAGTGCCGGAGGATTACCCCTGGGAAACGGGGTTGCAAGTGGCTGTCGCACTGCTCTGTACACTCGGGGGATCTGCTGCTTTTGCAGCTTCAAATTTTGTATCTAATTTGCAGAAATCAAACTGA
- the LOC108210516 gene encoding glycerophosphodiester phosphodiesterase GDPD6 isoform X2: MVSSGVAPFIFLLLVLGCSARPLYPLPSRRNDKTKQPLQTFRPYNVAHRGSNGEIPEETAAAYMRAIEEGTDFIETDILASKDGALICFHDVILDDTTDIAEHKKFASRKRTYDVQGLNTTGYFTVDFTLDELKSLRVKQRFSFRDQQYNGKFSIITFEEFISIALDAPRIVGIYPEIKNPVLINQHVKWPGGKKFEDKFVETLVKYGYKGSYLSKHWLKQPAFIQSFAPTSLIYISNQTDLPKIFLIDDVNVPCQDTNQTFAEITSDGYLDFIKEYVVGIGPWKDTLVPVSNNYLQTPNDLVARAHAHDLQVHPYTFRNENLFLHYNYSQDPYLEYDFWINEVGVDGLFTDFTGSLHRYQEWTSPSISDDDASTLLHKIASMVSKYRKT; the protein is encoded by the exons ATGGTTTCATCTG GTGTTGCCCCTTTTATTTTTCTGCTACTCGTTCTTGGGTGTTCTGCACGACCTCTTTATCCACTCCCTAGCAGAAGGAATGATAAAACTAAACAGCCCCTTCAAACTTTCCGTCCATATAATGTAGCACATCGTGGTTCTAATGGGGAAATTCCTGAAGAAACTGCTGCTGCATATATG AGGGCTATTGAAGAGGGTACAGACTTCATAGAAACAGATATTCTTGCATCCAAAGATGGTGCGCttatatgcttccatgatgtaATTCTTGATGATACGACCGATATAGCCGAACACAAAAAGTTTGCATCACGAAAGAGGACGTATGATGTACAAGGGCTCAATACCACCGGCTATTTTACTGTTGATTTTACTCTTGATGAACTGAAATCATTAAGGGTGAAGCAGAGGTTCTCGTTCCGGGACCAACAATATAATG GAAAATTTTCTATCATTACTTTCGAAGAGTTTATCTCAATTGCACTGGATGCACCTAGAATAGTGGGAATATATCCAGAAATTAAAAATCCGGTCCTGATCAACCAGCAT GTAAAATGGCCAGGTGGTAAGAAATTTGAAGACAAATTTGTTGAGACACTTGTGAAGTATGGATACAAAGGTTCATATCTGTCAAAGCACTGGTTAAAACAACCTGCATTTATCCAGTCCTTTGCCCCCACATCacttatttatatatcaaaCCAGACCGATTTGCCTAAAATTTTCTTAATTGATGATGTGAATGTTCCGTGTCAAGACACTAATCAG ACATTTGCAGAAATCACTTCAGATGGTTACCTTGACTTTATAAAAGAATACGTAGTGGGGATCGGACCTTGGAAGGATACGCTGGTTCCTGTATCAAATAATTATCTGCAAACACCTAACGACCTTGTTGCCAGAGCACATGCTCATGACTTGCAG GTGCACCCATACACCTTTCGGAATGAAAATCTGTTCTTACATTACAACTACAGTCAAGACCCATATCTCGAATATGATTTCTGGATAAACGAAGTAGGAGTTGATGGACTCTTTACCGACTTCACTGGTAGCCTCCACAGATACCAGGAATGGACCTCTCCTTCCATCTCTGATGATGATGCATCTACCTTATTGCATAAGATTGCATCAATGGTCTCAAAGTATCGTAAGACATAA
- the LOC108215101 gene encoding glycerophosphodiester phosphodiesterase GDPD6, producing the protein MVSSGVAPLIFLLLVLGCSARPLYPLPSRRNDKTKQPLQTFRPYNVAHRGSNGEIPEETAAAYMRAIEEGTDFIETDILASKDGALICFHDVILDNTTDIAEHKKFATRKRTYDVQGVNKTGYFTVDFTLDELKSLRVKQRQWFRDQQYNGKFSIITFEEFISIALDAPRVVGIYPEIKSPVLINQHVKWPGGKKFEDKFVETLVKYGYRGSYLSKQWLKQPAFIQSFAPTSLIYISNQTDLPKIFLIDDVDVPCQDTNQTFAEITSDGYLDFIKEYVVGIGPGKDTLVSVSNNYLQTPNDLVARAHAHDLQVHPYTFRNENQFLHYNYSQDPYLEYDYWINEVGVDGLFTDFTGSLHRYQEWTSPSISDDDASTLLHKIASMVSKYHKT; encoded by the exons ATGGTTTCATCTG GTGTTGCCCCTTTAATTTTTCTGCTACTCGTTCTTGGGTGTTCTGCACGACCTCTTTATCCACTCCCTAGCAGAAGGAATGATAAAACTAAACAGCCCCTTCAAACTTTCCGTCCATATAATGTAGCACATCGTGGTTCTAATGGGGAAATTCCTGAAGAAACTGCTGCTGCATATATG AGGGCTATTGAAGAGGGTACAGACTTCATAGAAACAGATATTCTTGCATCCAAAGATGGTGCACttatatgcttccatgatgtaATTCTTGATAATACGACTGATATAGCCGAACACAAAAAGTTTGCAACACGAAAGAGGACGTATGATGTACAAGGGGTCAATAAAACCGGCTATTTTACTGTTGATTTTACTCTTGATGAACTGAAATCATTAAGGGTGAAGCAGAGGCAATGGTTCCGGGACCAACAATATAATG GAAAATTTTCCATCATTACTTTCGAAGAGTTTATCTCAATTGCACTGGATGCACCTAGAGTAGTGGGAATATATCCAGAAATTAAAAGTCCGGTCCTGATCAACCAGCAT GTAAAATGGCCAGGTGGTAAGAAATTTGAAGACAAATTTGTTGAGACACTTGTGAAGTATGGATACAGAGGTTCCTATCTGTCAAAGCAATGGTTAAAACAACCTGCATTTATCCAGTCCTTCGCCCCCACATCacttatttatatatcaaaCCAGACCGACTTGCCTAAAATTTTCTTAATTGATGATGTAGATGTTCCGTGTCAAGACACTAATCAG ACATTTGCAGAAATCACTTCAGATGGTTACCTTGACTTTATAAAAGAATACGTAGTGGGGATTGGACCTGGGAAGGATACGCTGGTTTCTGTATCAAATAATTATCTGCAAACACCTAACGACCTTGTTGCCAGAGCACATGCTCATGACTTGCAG GTGCACCCATACACCTTTCGgaatgaaaatcagtttttacaTTATAACTACAGTCAAGACCCGTATCTCGAATATGATTACTGGATAAACGAAGTGGGAGTTGATGGACTCTTTACCGACTTCACTGGTAGTCTCCACAGATACCAAGAATGGACCTCTCCTTCCATCTCTGATGATGATGCATCTACCTTATTGCATAAGATTGCATCAATGGTCTCAAAGTATCATAAGACATAA